The following are from one region of the Cytobacillus firmus genome:
- the sufB gene encoding Fe-S cluster assembly protein SufB, whose translation MAKKMPEIGDYKYGFADKDVSIFRSKRGLTKEIVEEISKLKEEPQWMLDFRLKSLDHFYKMPMPQWGGDLASLNFDEITYYVKPSEKTERSWDEVPEEIKQTFDKLGIPEAEQKYLAGVSAQYESEVVYHNMQEDLEAKGIVFKDTDSALRENEDLFREHWAKVIPPTDNKFSALNSAVWSGGSFIYVPKGVKVDTPLQAYFRINSENMGQFERTLIIVDEGAHVHYVEGCTAPVYTTNSLHSAVVEIIIKKDAYCRYTTIQNWANNVFNLVTKRAVCESNATMEWIDGNIGSKLTMKYPAVILKGEGARGMTLSIAIAGKGQHQDAGAKMIHLAPNTSSTIVSKSISKQGGKVTYRGIVHFGRKAEGARANIECDTLIMDNQSTSDTIPYNEILNDNISLEHEAKVSKVSEEQLFYLMSRGVSEEEATEMIVMGFIEPFTKELPMEYAVEMNRLIKFEMEGSIG comes from the coding sequence ATGGCAAAAAAAATGCCTGAGATCGGCGATTATAAGTATGGTTTTGCCGATAAAGACGTTTCCATTTTCCGATCAAAACGCGGTTTGACAAAAGAAATTGTAGAAGAGATTTCAAAATTGAAGGAAGAGCCACAGTGGATGCTTGACTTCCGTTTAAAATCACTGGACCATTTCTATAAGATGCCTATGCCGCAATGGGGCGGAGATTTAGCGTCATTAAACTTTGATGAAATTACCTATTATGTAAAGCCTTCTGAAAAGACTGAGCGTTCCTGGGATGAGGTACCTGAAGAAATCAAACAGACGTTTGATAAATTAGGTATTCCGGAAGCAGAACAGAAGTATCTTGCAGGTGTTTCTGCACAGTATGAATCAGAGGTTGTTTACCATAATATGCAGGAAGACCTTGAAGCAAAAGGAATCGTATTCAAGGATACAGATTCCGCTCTTCGCGAAAATGAAGATCTTTTCCGTGAGCACTGGGCAAAGGTTATCCCTCCGACAGACAACAAGTTTTCTGCATTAAACTCAGCCGTTTGGTCTGGCGGATCGTTCATCTATGTCCCTAAAGGGGTTAAGGTTGATACGCCATTGCAGGCATATTTCCGCATTAACTCTGAGAATATGGGGCAATTTGAGCGTACATTAATCATTGTAGATGAAGGCGCACATGTACACTATGTAGAGGGCTGTACTGCACCTGTTTACACAACCAACTCACTTCATAGTGCGGTTGTTGAAATCATCATCAAAAAAGACGCATATTGCCGTTATACTACCATTCAGAACTGGGCAAACAACGTATTTAACCTGGTTACGAAGCGTGCGGTTTGTGAATCAAACGCAACAATGGAATGGATTGACGGAAACATCGGTTCAAAACTGACAATGAAATATCCGGCAGTTATTCTTAAAGGAGAAGGCGCACGCGGCATGACCCTTTCCATTGCAATAGCTGGTAAAGGGCAGCATCAGGATGCAGGTGCGAAAATGATTCACCTTGCACCAAACACTTCTTCAACAATTGTATCGAAATCGATTTCCAAGCAGGGCGGTAAAGTAACATACCGCGGAATCGTTCACTTCGGCCGTAAAGCGGAAGGTGCACGTGCCAATATCGAATGCGATACGCTAATCATGGATAACCAGTCAACTTCAGATACAATTCCTTACAATGAAATCCTGAATGACAACATCTCTCTGGAGCATGAAGCAAAGGTTTCAAAAGTATCAGAAGAACAGCTATTCTACCTTATGAGCCGTGGAGTTTCAGAGGAAGAAGCAACAGAAATGATCGTAATGGGCTTCATCGAGCCATTTACGAAAGAACTTCCAATGGAATACGCAGTAGAAATGAACCGTCTGATCAAGTTTGAAATGGAAGGTTCCATCGGTTAA
- a CDS encoding cysteine desulfurase — MNAREIRQMFPILDQEVNGNPLVYLDSAATSQKPVPVIEAIDKYYREYNSNVHRGVHTLGTRATDGYEGAREKVRKFINAKSTEEVIFTRGTTTSINTVAASYGRANLSEGDEIVISYMEHHSNIIPWQQVAKQTGATLKYLPLQEDGTISLEDVRTTVTADTKIVSIMQVSNVLGVMNPIKEIAKVAHENGAIMVVDGAQSAPHMKIDVQDLDCDFLAFSGHKMCGPTGIGVLYGKKKLLEKMEPVEFGGEMIDFVGLYESTWKELPWKFEGGTPIIAGAIGLGAAIDFLEQIGLDEIEAYEHKLAAYAMEKMSAIDGMTIYGPKEASKRAGLVTFNIDDVHPHDVATVLDAEGIAVRAGHHCAQPLMKWLKVSATARASFYLYNTEEDIDKLVSGLVKTKEYFSDVF, encoded by the coding sequence ATGAATGCCCGTGAGATTCGGCAAATGTTTCCCATCCTGGATCAGGAAGTCAATGGAAATCCTCTTGTTTATCTGGACAGTGCCGCTACTTCCCAAAAGCCTGTTCCGGTAATTGAGGCAATTGATAAATACTACCGGGAATATAATTCGAATGTTCATAGAGGCGTCCATACGCTGGGCACAAGAGCAACCGATGGCTATGAAGGCGCCAGGGAAAAGGTGCGTAAATTCATTAATGCAAAGTCTACTGAGGAAGTTATTTTTACAAGAGGAACAACAACTTCCATCAATACAGTTGCAGCAAGCTACGGACGCGCTAACCTGTCAGAAGGCGATGAAATTGTGATCTCCTATATGGAGCACCACAGCAATATCATTCCTTGGCAGCAGGTTGCGAAACAGACGGGTGCCACATTAAAGTACCTTCCCCTGCAGGAAGACGGAACTATCTCTCTTGAGGATGTCAGGACAACTGTGACGGCTGATACGAAGATTGTATCGATCATGCAGGTATCGAATGTACTGGGTGTTATGAATCCGATTAAGGAAATTGCAAAAGTCGCTCATGAAAATGGGGCAATCATGGTAGTGGATGGTGCTCAAAGCGCTCCACATATGAAAATTGATGTTCAGGATCTGGATTGTGATTTTCTTGCTTTTTCCGGCCATAAGATGTGCGGCCCTACCGGCATTGGTGTTCTGTACGGAAAGAAAAAGCTCCTTGAAAAAATGGAGCCGGTTGAATTTGGTGGCGAAATGATCGACTTTGTCGGCCTCTATGAATCGACATGGAAGGAGCTTCCGTGGAAATTCGAAGGAGGTACACCAATTATTGCAGGTGCCATTGGACTTGGTGCTGCAATTGATTTCCTTGAGCAGATTGGCCTGGACGAAATCGAGGCATACGAGCACAAGCTGGCCGCTTATGCTATGGAAAAAATGTCTGCTATAGACGGAATGACCATATATGGGCCGAAAGAAGCCTCGAAACGCGCAGGTCTCGTTACGTTTAATATAGATGATGTTCATCCACATGATGTGGCTACTGTATTGGATGCAGAAGGAATTGCAGTCCGCGCCGGCCATCATTGTGCACAGCCGCTGATGAAGTGGCTTAAGGTATCGGCAACTGCACGTGCAAGCTTCTATCTGTACAATACGGAAGAAGATATTGATAAGCTTGTTTCAGGGCTTGTCAAAACAAAGGAGTATTTCAGCGATGTCTTCTAA
- the sufD gene encoding Fe-S cluster assembly protein SufD translates to MTTEIKLPFDKEYVSSFSKDMGEPAWLTELRLNALADAESLPMPKPDKTKIDKWNFTQFEKHIVGSEDFASLNDLPEDVRNLIDTEAGDQNLYIQRNNRPTHLTVSKELQEKGVIFTDIFTAAREHSELLQKYFMKDGVKTDEHRLTSLHAALLNGGAFLYVPKNVEISAPIQAVYIHDDKEANLFNHVLVVADDNSSVTYVENYLSVVEEANGIFNIVTEVIAGANARVQYGAVDTLAKGTTAYVNRRGVAGRDARIEWALGLMNDGNTVSDNTTNLVGDGSFGDTKTVVVGRGEQTQNFTTKVVHFGKNSEGYILKHGVMKDSASSIFNGIGKIEHGASKSNAEQESRVLMLSEKARGDANPILLIDEDDVTAGHAASVGRVDPLQLYYLMSRGVSQKEAERLVIHGFLAPVVNALPIEGVKKQLTAVIERKVK, encoded by the coding sequence ATGACAACGGAAATAAAACTACCATTTGATAAGGAATATGTTAGTTCCTTTTCAAAAGATATGGGCGAGCCGGCATGGCTGACAGAACTCCGTCTAAATGCGCTTGCAGACGCGGAAAGCCTGCCAATGCCAAAGCCTGATAAAACTAAAATTGATAAATGGAACTTCACACAGTTCGAAAAGCATATTGTCGGAAGCGAAGACTTTGCGTCTCTAAACGACCTTCCTGAGGATGTAAGAAATCTGATTGATACAGAAGCTGGAGATCAGAATTTATATATTCAGCGCAATAATAGACCAACGCATTTGACTGTATCTAAAGAACTGCAGGAAAAAGGTGTTATTTTCACAGACATCTTTACAGCGGCAAGAGAACACAGTGAGCTCCTTCAGAAATATTTTATGAAGGATGGCGTCAAAACGGACGAACACCGTTTAACATCTTTGCATGCGGCTCTTTTAAACGGCGGAGCGTTCTTGTACGTTCCGAAAAATGTGGAAATTTCAGCGCCGATTCAGGCTGTATATATCCATGATGATAAAGAGGCAAACCTGTTCAACCATGTATTGGTTGTTGCTGATGATAACAGCTCAGTTACTTACGTGGAAAACTATCTTTCTGTAGTTGAGGAAGCGAACGGCATCTTCAATATTGTTACAGAGGTCATTGCAGGTGCCAATGCACGAGTGCAGTATGGTGCGGTTGACACACTTGCTAAAGGAACTACAGCTTATGTGAACCGCCGCGGGGTTGCAGGCCGTGATGCCCGCATTGAATGGGCTCTTGGATTAATGAACGATGGCAATACAGTTTCAGACAATACAACTAACCTTGTTGGAGACGGTTCTTTCGGCGATACTAAGACAGTTGTTGTAGGACGCGGAGAACAGACTCAAAACTTTACAACGAAAGTAGTTCATTTCGGAAAGAATTCCGAAGGCTACATTTTAAAGCATGGGGTTATGAAAGACTCTGCTTCATCCATCTTTAATGGAATCGGCAAAATCGAGCATGGGGCTTCCAAGTCAAATGCCGAGCAGGAGTCACGCGTACTGATGCTAAGCGAAAAAGCGCGCGGGGATGCCAACCCGATTTTATTAATCGATGAAGATGATGTAACAGCAGGACACGCAGCTTCAGTTGGCCGTGTGGATCCATTGCAGCTATATTATCTAATGAGCCGCGGTGTTTCCCAAAAAGAGGCTGAACGCCTTGTTATTCACGGCTTCCTGGCGCCTGTTGTTAATGCTCTTCCAATCGAAGGCGTTAAAAAGCAGCTGACTGCCGTTATTGAAAGGAAAGTAAAATAA
- the sufC gene encoding Fe-S cluster assembly ATPase SufC has protein sequence MAGSVLTIKDLHVAIEGKEILKGVNLEIKGGEIHAIMGPNGTGKSTLSSAIMGHPKYEVTQGSITLDGKDVLEMEVDERARAGLFLAMQYPSEISGVTNADFLRSAINSRLEEGNEISLMKFIRKMDSKMEFLEMDLDMAQRYLNEGFSGGEKKRNEILQLMMLEPKMAILDEIDSGLDIDALKVVSKGINEMRGEEFGCLIITHYQRLLNYITPDHVHVMMQGRVVKSGGPELAQRLEAEGYDWIKKELGIEDETVGQEA, from the coding sequence ATGGCAGGATCAGTACTTACAATTAAAGACCTTCATGTTGCTATTGAGGGAAAAGAAATACTAAAAGGTGTAAACCTTGAGATTAAAGGCGGAGAAATTCACGCCATCATGGGGCCAAACGGTACAGGTAAATCTACTTTATCTTCTGCTATCATGGGCCATCCAAAATATGAAGTAACACAGGGAAGCATCACCTTAGATGGTAAAGATGTTCTTGAAATGGAAGTTGACGAGCGCGCACGTGCCGGCCTGTTCCTTGCAATGCAATATCCAAGTGAAATCAGCGGCGTAACAAATGCCGATTTTTTACGTTCTGCAATTAACAGCCGCCTTGAAGAAGGAAATGAAATTTCTCTTATGAAATTCATCCGCAAAATGGACAGCAAGATGGAATTCCTAGAAATGGACCTTGACATGGCTCAGCGTTATCTTAATGAAGGTTTCTCAGGCGGAGAAAAGAAGCGCAATGAAATTCTTCAATTAATGATGCTTGAACCTAAAATGGCTATCCTGGATGAAATCGATTCCGGTTTGGATATCGATGCATTGAAAGTTGTTTCAAAAGGAATCAACGAAATGCGCGGAGAAGAGTTCGGATGCTTAATTATCACCCACTACCAGCGCCTTCTTAACTACATCACACCTGACCATGTTCACGTGATGATGCAGGGCCGCGTTGTAAAATCAGGCGGACCGGAGCTTGCACAGCGCTTAGAAGCTGAAGGATATGACTGGATTAAGAAAGAATTGGGCATTGAAGACGAAACAGTTGGGCAAGAAGCGTAA
- the sufU gene encoding Fe-S cluster assembly sulfur transfer protein SufU, whose protein sequence is MSSKNLDTLYRQVIMDHYKNPRNKGVLEDDSLTINMNNPTCGDRIQLTLKLEDGKVADAKFEGEGCSISMSSASMMTQAIKGKNIEEALKLSKVFSDMMLGKEYDEDELDLGDIEALQGVSQFPARIKCATLAWKAMEKGVGTEKEEQE, encoded by the coding sequence ATGTCTTCTAAAAATTTAGATACCCTTTACCGCCAGGTTATAATGGATCATTATAAAAACCCTCGTAACAAAGGGGTACTTGAAGATGACAGCCTGACGATCAATATGAATAACCCTACTTGCGGGGACCGTATTCAATTGACGCTGAAGCTTGAGGACGGCAAAGTGGCTGATGCGAAATTTGAAGGCGAAGGATGTTCCATCTCCATGTCCTCAGCTTCCATGATGACCCAAGCCATCAAGGGTAAAAATATTGAAGAAGCCTTAAAGCTTTCCAAGGTTTTCTCAGACATGATGCTGGGAAAAGAATATGATGAAGATGAACTGGATCTTGGCGATATCGAAGCTCTTCAGGGAGTTTCCCAATTTCCTGCCCGAATCAAATGCGCCACTTTGGCATGGAAAGCAATGGAAAAAGGCGTTGGCACGGAGAAAGAAGAACAGGAATAA
- a CDS encoding YunC family protein translates to MIDLKPIDIDGHTFLSVSVQLPKTNLLVVTNDKGYIMCGALDVALLNEKLKDRKVIAGRAVGVKTIDQLLNAPLESVTYEAEELGIVKGTIGKEALLKMI, encoded by the coding sequence ATGATTGATTTGAAGCCGATTGATATAGATGGCCACACTTTTTTGAGTGTTTCTGTGCAGCTGCCGAAGACCAATCTGCTGGTGGTAACAAATGATAAAGGGTATATCATGTGCGGAGCCCTGGATGTAGCTTTGCTGAATGAGAAGCTTAAGGACCGCAAAGTAATTGCCGGCAGGGCTGTCGGTGTAAAAACGATAGATCAGCTGTTAAATGCCCCGCTTGAATCTGTCACTTATGAGGCCGAGGAGCTGGGAATTGTTAAAGGAACGATCGGAAAAGAAGCACTTCTCAAAATGATCTAA